From a single Metopolophium dirhodum isolate CAU chromosome 6, ASM1992520v1, whole genome shotgun sequence genomic region:
- the LOC132947062 gene encoding uncharacterized protein LOC132947062 has protein sequence MNDSSAGMETSIVVEGFRKSEEMYGLRYHKLIADGDSSVYKKILDARPYKNITVEKVECRNHLLRNVCNKLRELTTKKQSGQLVHRKLLSSRILRIRKGIIKAIQYRKSNCHSINDLRNDIYNSINHVFGNHSNCASYFCDKPKEDINLLEKIQHTDNDFYVNMNSIIRQLGRHSKSLMQDVDSNIVESYNSIIAKVIGGKRVNYALKRSYVGRCYAATVAKNSRRPIYSMYKVINKISPNPKMHSILYEQRKLQKQERQNEHRRQNKRFKKKLFDDQKINSSYGEGAEKPDMDENEYSEEKKQFLKLLKELAEKREYIEKETRNQFNSNLWIETRRKLITASNFGQIIGLRPHTGCGNTIKSLIYSNTNTPAMEYGRQHESIAKCQVEKELKIKITECGLFIHPEYFYLGATPDGLIGNDGILEIKCPSSSENMTPDEGIKNGKITFWKKDKEGVATEINKIHKYYAQVQGQLYITQREYCIIAFWTKKGLKTEKIFKDEIFWNEKMLPKLSQFYYNCLLPELIDPRYPRNMLIRNPDYIIEAQKELIEKKNLNCLINNVM, from the coding sequence ATGAATGACAGTTCAGCGGGTATGGAAACTTCAATAGTAGTGGAAGGATTTCGAAAAAGTGAAGAAATGTATGGATTGAGATACCATAAACTTATAGCAGACGGCGACAGTAGtgtgtacaaaaaaatactTGATGCAAGACCgtacaaaaatataactgtcGAAAAGGTAGAATGTCGTAATCACCTCCTTCGAAATGTATGTAACAAACTAAGAGAGCTAACCACTAAAAAACAATCAGGACAATTAGTACATAGAAAACTATTAAGTTCGCGAATTTTAAGAATACGAAAAGGAATCATAAAAGCCATCCAATATCGTAAATCGAATTGCCATTCCATAAATGATTTACGAAacgatatttataattcaataaatcatGTTTTTGGTAATCATTCAAACTGTGCTTCGTATTTTTGTGACAAACCAAAAgaagatataaatttattagaaaaaatacagCATACTGACAACGACTTTTATGTAAATATGAATAGTATTATACGGCAGTTAGGTAGACATAGTAAAAGCTTAATGCAAGATGTAGATAGTAATATTGTTGAATCGTATAATTCGATTATTGCCAAAGTCATTGGAGGTAAACGTGTAAATTATGCATTGAAAAGGTCGTATGTTGGCAGATGTTATGCAGCAACCGTTGCGAAAAATTCTAGAAGGCCGATATATTCAATGtacaaagtaattaataaaataagtccAAACCCAAAAATGcattcaatattatatgaacaacgtaaattacaaaaacaagaACGTCAGAATGAGCACCGTCGACAAAACAaacggtttaaaaaaaaattatttgatgatcAAAAAATAAACTCTTCATATGGTGAGGGTGCCGAAAAACCAGATATGGATGAAAATGAATATTCTGAAGAaaagaaacaatttttaaaattattaaaagaattGGCAGAAAAGCGTGAGTACATTGAAAAAGAGACACGAAATCAATTCAATTCAAACCTTTGGATAGAAACTCGACGAAAATTAATAACAGCTTCGAACTTTGGACAAATAATTGGACTTCGTCCTCATACAGGTTGTGGAAACACTATAAAATCTCTCATATATTCAAATACTAACACTCCAGCAATGGAATATGGCCGACAACATGAGTCAATCGCCAAATGTCAAGttgaaaaagaattaaaaattaaaattacagaaTGTGGCTTATTTATTCAtccagaatatttttatttaggtgcAACGCCCGATGGTTTGATTGGAAATGATGGAATTTTGGAAATCAAATGCCCATCATCTTCAGAAAATATGACACCAGATGAAGGcattaaaaatggtaaaattacattttggaaAAAAGATAAAGAAGGCGTGGCtacagaaataaataaaatccacAAATATTATGCACAAGTACAAGGTCAATTATATATAACCCAAagagaatattgtattattgcatTCTGGACAAAAAAAGGATTGAAGACAGAAAAAATTTTCAAAGATGAAATATTTTGGAACGAAAAAATGTTACCAAAATTAAgtcagttttattataattgtttactgCCAGAGCTCATTGATCCAAGATATCCTAGAAATATGCTGATTAGAAATCCTGATTATATAATTGAAGCACAAAAAGagttgatagaaaaaaaaaacttaaattgtttaataaataatgttatgtga